The following are from one region of the Penaeus chinensis breed Huanghai No. 1 chromosome 5, ASM1920278v2, whole genome shotgun sequence genome:
- the LOC125025990 gene encoding RWD domain-containing protein 1-like, with protein sequence MTDYKEEQTNEIEALESIYPEEFEIIDIEPRHKFRITVKSEGSDPYDEIQTLPATIILNFEYTPTYPDEPPVMEVTAVENIEEEELDDLRTKLNEQCEENLGMVMVFTLVSYSLEWLTTHMEGIALSTKEELDRKKKEQEEIDRKKFEGTRVTVETFLAWKAKFDTEMQALRCEKDRDDEKNKKPTGKELFMKDVTLNESDLSFLGEGEGEVTVDESLFQDLDDLDLEDEDDEDYVPGADDDISD encoded by the exons ATGACAGACTACAAGGAAGAACAGACTAACGAAATTGAGGCCCTGGAGTCCATATATCCAGAGGAATTTGAAA TAATCGATATAGAACCAAGGCACAAGTTCAGAATTACCGTCAAATCTGAAGGCTCTGATCCATATGATGAGATTCAGACGTTACCAGCAACTATTATCCTCAATTTTGAATACACTCCAACGTATCCAGATGAACCCCCTGTCATGGAAGTCACAGCTGTTGAAAAcatagaagaggaggagttggatgaTTTAAGAACGAAACTTAATGAGCAG TGTGAGGAGAACCTGGGGATGGTCATGGTGTTCACACTTGTCTCATACTCATTGGAGTGGCTCACCACACACATGGAAGGCATTGCTCTCAGCACCAAAGAAGAATTGGACCGCaagaagaaagagcaggaagAGATAGATCGG AAAAAGTTTGAAGGTACCAGAGTGACTGTTGAAACGTTTCTTGCTTGGAAAGCGAAGTTTGATACGGAGATGCAAGCACTCCGATGTGAGAAAGACAGGGATgatgagaagaacaagaagcCAACTGGTAAAGAGCTCTTCATGAAGGATGTCACTTTGAACGAGTCGGATCTTAGCTTCCTTGGTGAAG GAGAAGGTGAGGTGACTGTCGATGAGAGTTTATTCCAAGACCTGGATGACTTAGACCTCGAGGATGAAGATGACGAGGATTATGTTCCAGGAGCGGATGATGACATATCTGATTAG